A portion of the Streptococcus sp. Marseille-Q6470 genome contains these proteins:
- a CDS encoding polysaccharide polymerase, with protein sequence MIKIKFENLLVSIVVSVVVFFNTISTTMLDRTFFQVKVNFLFFVVLLLGLRFLYKMRVSYKYLILSILLLLSGVLVYFQTNRLNFLVYSMLLVLLVNVDMKVVLRNYVVVAGILVVGVFLLSLVGMVPNLQYNRAGVIRNSFGFIYPTDFASHCFYLFLAISYLLKDKLIWTRTLFGFLLSAFIIKYCDARLNALSILLATVIFTYFYFSKGKKLKIFALLPYSVVVFASVVTYLSYKFSWSDPFLVSINKLITGRLALGRNAFTTFEVHLFGTRNVQFIGSGGKTESVIGYNYVDSSYVQMLFTYGIVPVVLLIVIYVVASRKQYKDGQYLFVAILSLIAFNCMIEAFWFVPTYNIFMFLLFTTNTFSKKESNDIIALNAT encoded by the coding sequence ATGATAAAAATTAAATTTGAAAACTTACTAGTCAGCATTGTTGTATCTGTAGTGGTGTTTTTTAATACCATATCAACTACGATGCTGGATAGGACTTTTTTTCAAGTCAAAGTAAATTTCCTATTTTTTGTTGTATTGCTTTTAGGGCTTCGTTTTTTGTATAAAATGCGAGTCTCATACAAATATTTAATACTTTCTATTCTATTGTTGCTTTCAGGGGTTTTAGTGTATTTTCAAACGAACAGACTTAATTTTCTAGTCTATTCGATGCTACTAGTCCTCTTGGTTAATGTAGATATGAAAGTAGTTTTGAGAAACTATGTGGTTGTAGCTGGTATTCTCGTAGTTGGTGTTTTTCTTTTATCGCTGGTTGGCATGGTTCCTAACTTGCAGTATAATCGTGCGGGCGTTATTCGAAATTCGTTTGGATTTATTTATCCTACGGACTTTGCATCACATTGCTTCTATCTATTTTTAGCAATTTCTTATCTTTTAAAAGATAAATTGATATGGACCAGAACTCTGTTTGGCTTCTTGCTATCAGCTTTTATTATAAAATACTGTGATGCACGTTTAAATGCTTTGTCAATCTTGTTAGCGACGGTTATTTTCACTTATTTTTATTTTAGCAAGGGGAAAAAATTAAAAATTTTTGCCTTGCTACCTTATTCGGTTGTTGTCTTCGCTTCAGTTGTTACCTATTTATCATACAAGTTTTCATGGTCTGATCCATTTTTAGTATCGATAAACAAATTAATTACGGGAAGGCTGGCTCTAGGCAGGAATGCATTTACTACATTTGAAGTGCATCTATTTGGGACTAGAAACGTTCAATTTATCGGATCAGGTGGAAAAACAGAATCTGTAATTGGGTATAACTATGTGGATTCTTCTTATGTGCAGATGTTGTTTACATATGGAATAGTTCCTGTAGTCCTATTGATCGTAATTTATGTTGTCGCCTCGAGAAAACAGTATAAGGATGGTCAATATTTATTCGTTGCGATTTTATCATTGATTGCTTTTAACTGTATGATTGAAGCCTTTTGGTTTGTTCCTACATATAATATATTCATGTTTTTACTATTTACGACAAATACTTTTAGCAAAAAAGAATCAAATGATATTATTGCATTAAATGCGACCTAG
- the glf gene encoding UDP-galactopyranose mutase, which produces MYDYLIVGAGLSGAIFAHEATKRGKKVKVIDKRDHIGGNIYCENVEGINVHKYGAHIFHTSNKKVWDYVNQFAEFNNYINSPVANYKGSLYNLPFNMNTFYAMWGTKTPQEVKDKIAEQTADMKDVEPKNLEEQAIKLIGPDIYEKLIKGYTEKQWGRSATDLPPFIIKRLPVRLTFDNNYFNDRYQGIPIGGYNVIIENMLGDVEVELGVDFFANREELEASAEKVVFTGMIDQYFDYKHGELEYRSLRFEHEILDEENYQGNAVVNYTEREIPYTRIIEHKHFEYGTQSKTVITREYPADWKRGDEPYYPINDEKNNAMFAKYQEEAAKNDKVIFCGRLADYKYYDMHVVIERALEVVANEFD; this is translated from the coding sequence ATGTATGACTATTTAATCGTTGGAGCAGGTTTGTCTGGAGCAATCTTTGCACACGAAGCTACAAAACGTGGCAAAAAAGTAAAAGTGATTGACAAGCGTGATCACATCGGTGGAAACATCTACTGTGAAAATGTTGAGGGCATCAATGTCCACAAGTATGGCGCTCACATTTTCCATACTTCCAACAAAAAAGTGTGGGATTATGTCAACCAGTTTGCTGAATTTAATAACTATATCAACTCACCAGTGGCTAACTACAAGGGTAGCCTCTACAATCTTCCTTTCAACATGAATACCTTCTACGCTATGTGGGGGACCAAGACTCCCCAAGAAGTCAAAGACAAGATTGCCGAGCAAACGGCGGATATGAAAGATGTTGAGCCTAAAAACTTGGAAGAACAAGCCATCAAGTTGATTGGTCCGGACATCTATGAAAAATTGATCAAGGGCTATACAGAAAAACAATGGGGACGTTCTGCAACAGACCTTCCTCCGTTTATCATCAAACGTCTTCCGGTTCGTTTGACCTTTGATAATAATTACTTTAACGACCGTTACCAAGGGATTCCAATCGGTGGCTACAACGTCATCATTGAAAACATGTTGGGCGACGTCGAAGTAGAGCTTGGGGTTGATTTCTTTGCCAATCGTGAAGAGCTGGAAGCATCAGCAGAAAAAGTAGTCTTCACAGGGATGATTGACCAGTACTTTGATTACAAACATGGGGAGTTGGAGTACCGCAGCCTGCGTTTTGAACACGAAATCTTGGATGAGGAAAATTACCAAGGGAATGCTGTAGTCAACTATACCGAGCGTGAGATTCCTTATACTCGGATTATCGAGCATAAGCACTTCGAGTATGGAACCCAGTCGAAGACAGTCATCACCCGTGAATACCCAGCTGACTGGAAACGTGGGGATGAACCCTACTACCCAATCAATGATGAAAAGAACAACGCTATGTTTGCTAAATATCAAGAAGAAGCAGCCAAAAATGACAAGGTCATCTTCTGTGGACGCCTAGCAGACTATAAATACTACGATATGCACGTGGTCATTGAGCGTGCTTTGGAAGTCGTAGCAAATGAATTTGATTGA
- a CDS encoding galactofuranosyltransferase, translated as MKYFLKEEFLKDSGARNAGNKARNDVEEIVKREGYQPLLLTVDDWYQMGTFKAQQHKAKALAQAFSQLKSGDQLLIQFPMLHHSFFTTRLVRKIQRRGVKVYFIIHDLEALRYANLDTVPLKHKIRVRLQESSLLGVADGIVAHNPIMKSFLVKQGLSEKKIVSLDIFDYLIPSFIEKEKLSKEQPIIVAGNLAQEKAGYLYKLPVEPSYNLYGVGFDENRALLNETYFGSFLPDELPAALEGGFGLVWDGDSAETCSGVFGEYLRFNNSHKASLYLASGFPLVVWCQSALSHFVLENDCGIAVESLHDIKTTIENLSESDYQGLVGNAKHIGKKIREGFYLTSALKELTK; from the coding sequence ATGAAGTATTTTCTAAAAGAAGAGTTTTTAAAAGATTCTGGTGCTCGTAACGCCGGAAATAAGGCTAGAAATGATGTCGAGGAGATCGTCAAACGAGAAGGTTATCAACCTTTGTTGTTAACAGTTGATGATTGGTACCAAATGGGAACCTTTAAAGCCCAACAACACAAGGCGAAAGCTCTAGCTCAAGCTTTTTCTCAGTTGAAATCAGGGGATCAATTATTGATTCAATTTCCTATGCTCCATCATAGTTTTTTCACCACTCGCTTGGTAAGAAAAATCCAGCGAAGAGGGGTGAAAGTCTACTTTATTATTCATGATTTGGAAGCTTTACGCTATGCGAATTTGGATACAGTACCTTTGAAGCATAAGATTCGAGTTCGTCTCCAAGAATCTAGTCTTTTGGGCGTCGCTGATGGGATTGTTGCTCATAACCCAATCATGAAATCATTTTTGGTGAAGCAAGGTCTTTCTGAGAAAAAAATTGTAAGCTTGGACATTTTTGATTATCTCATTCCGAGCTTCATAGAAAAAGAAAAATTATCCAAGGAACAACCAATCATTGTAGCAGGTAATTTGGCTCAGGAAAAAGCGGGTTATCTTTATAAACTTCCTGTAGAACCTTCTTATAATCTCTATGGTGTCGGCTTTGATGAGAATAGAGCTCTTTTAAACGAAACCTACTTTGGTTCTTTCTTACCTGACGAACTACCTGCGGCCCTTGAGGGTGGCTTTGGACTTGTCTGGGATGGCGATAGTGCTGAAACATGCAGTGGTGTCTTTGGTGAGTACCTTCGCTTCAACAATTCTCACAAAGCGTCTCTATACTTGGCATCCGGTTTTCCTTTAGTGGTTTGGTGTCAGTCAGCCTTGTCTCACTTTGTCCTTGAAAATGACTGTGGGATTGCAGTAGAGTCGCTTCATGATATAAAAACTACGATTGAGAATCTATCAGAATCCGATTATCAAGGTTTGGTCGGGAATGCCAAACATATCGGTAAGAAAATCAGAGAAGGTTTTTATCTAACTAGTGCTCTAAAAGAATTAACGAAATGA
- the ftsA gene encoding cell division protein FtsA — translation MTRNGFFTGLDIGTSSIKVLVAELVDGEVNVIGVSNAKSKGVKDGIIVDIEAAATAIKSAISQAEEKAGISIKSVNVGLPANLLQVEPTQGMIPVTSDTKEITDQDVENVVKSALTKSMTPDREVITFVPEEFVVDGFQGIRDPRGMMGVRLEMRGLLYTGPRTILHNLRKTVERVGVQVDNVIISPLAIVNSVLNEGEREFGATVIDMGGGQTSVATIRNQELQYTNVYQEGGDYVTKDISKVLKTSKKIAEGLKLNYGEAYPQLASKETFQVEVIGEVEPVEVTEEYLAQIISARLKHIFEQIKQDLERRHLLDLPGGIALIGGNAILPGVVELAQEVLGVRVKLYVPNQVGIRNPAFAHVISLSEFAGSLTEINVLAQRAIRGDQVLRQQPIDFRTSSQEKPAASQRSVFGTTSTESAEPTYAADSTTPNQSEEKPKLTERFRSLIGSMFDE, via the coding sequence ATGACTAGAAATGGTTTCTTTACAGGCTTAGATATTGGAACGAGCTCAATTAAAGTGTTAGTTGCCGAGCTTGTAGATGGTGAAGTAAATGTAATCGGTGTTAGTAACGCCAAAAGTAAAGGTGTCAAGGATGGGATTATCGTTGACATCGAAGCCGCAGCAACGGCTATCAAATCTGCTATTTCTCAAGCAGAAGAAAAAGCAGGGATTTCAATCAAATCAGTAAATGTTGGACTTCCAGCAAACTTATTGCAAGTGGAACCAACTCAAGGAATGATTCCTGTAACATCAGATACAAAAGAAATTACAGATCAAGATGTTGAGAATGTTGTCAAATCAGCTTTGACAAAGAGCATGACACCTGATCGTGAAGTGATTACGTTTGTGCCAGAAGAATTTGTAGTAGACGGTTTCCAAGGCATTCGTGACCCTCGTGGTATGATGGGTGTTCGTTTGGAAATGCGTGGACTTCTCTATACAGGTCCAAGAACCATTCTTCACAACCTTCGTAAAACTGTAGAACGTGTTGGAGTTCAAGTCGATAACGTGATTATTTCACCGCTTGCAATTGTAAACTCTGTTCTTAACGAAGGCGAACGTGAGTTTGGAGCGACTGTTATTGATATGGGTGGTGGCCAAACAAGTGTTGCTACTATCCGTAATCAAGAACTTCAATACACAAATGTTTACCAAGAAGGTGGCGATTACGTCACTAAAGACATTTCAAAAGTTCTTAAAACTTCTAAGAAGATTGCAGAAGGTTTGAAGCTTAACTACGGTGAAGCTTATCCGCAACTTGCAAGCAAAGAAACTTTCCAAGTTGAAGTGATTGGTGAAGTAGAACCTGTTGAAGTTACAGAAGAATACTTGGCTCAAATTATTTCAGCTAGATTGAAACATATCTTTGAACAAATCAAACAAGATTTGGAAAGAAGACATTTGTTGGACTTGCCAGGTGGTATTGCTCTGATTGGTGGAAATGCTATTCTGCCGGGTGTCGTTGAGCTTGCCCAGGAAGTACTTGGAGTTCGTGTGAAACTTTATGTTCCAAACCAAGTGGGTATCCGCAATCCTGCATTTGCTCATGTAATTAGTTTGTCTGAATTTGCTGGAAGTCTTACAGAAATTAATGTTTTGGCTCAAAGAGCTATCAGAGGAGATCAAGTTTTGCGTCAACAACCAATTGACTTCAGAACTTCAAGTCAGGAAAAACCTGCAGCTTCTCAACGTTCAGTGTTTGGTACAACTTCAACTGAATCAGCAGAACCAACTTATGCTGCTGACTCAACAACTCCAAATCAATCAGAAGAGAAACCAAAATTAACTGAGCGATTCCGTAGCTTAATCGGAAGCATGTTTGATGAATAG
- the ftsZ gene encoding cell division protein FtsZ, whose protein sequence is MTFSFDTAAAQGAVIKVIGVGGGGGNAINRMVDEGVSGVEFIAANTDVQALSSTKAETVIQLGPKLTRGLGAGGQPEIGRKAAEESEEVLTEAISGADMVFITAGMGGGSGTGAAPVIARIAKGLGALTVGVVTRPFGFEGSKRGQFAVEGINELREHVDTLLIISNNNLLEIVDKKTPLLEALSEADNVLRQGVQGITDLITNPGLINLDFADVKTVMANKGNALMGIGIGSGEERVIEAARKAIYSPLLETTIDGAEDVIVNVTGGLDMTLIEAEEASEIVNQAAGHGVNIWLGTSIDESMKDEIRVTVVATGVRQDTVDKVVAPQPRQASFREPVKSGHTHTYDRHFDLAETAELPTPSQRHTEAPKASAFGDWDLRRDSIVRQGESVVSPVERFEAPSSDEDELETPPFFKNR, encoded by the coding sequence ATGACATTTTCATTTGATACAGCAGCAGCACAAGGTGCAGTAATTAAAGTAATTGGTGTCGGTGGTGGCGGTGGAAACGCCATTAACCGCATGGTTGACGAAGGCGTTTCAGGTGTTGAGTTCATCGCAGCCAACACAGATGTACAAGCCTTGAGCAGTACAAAAGCTGAAACAGTTATCCAACTTGGTCCTAAATTAACTCGTGGGCTTGGTGCTGGAGGACAGCCTGAAATTGGCCGTAAGGCTGCTGAAGAGAGCGAAGAAGTTCTAACTGAAGCTATCAGTGGTGCAGATATGGTCTTCATCACTGCTGGTATGGGTGGTGGTTCTGGTACAGGGGCTGCACCAGTTATCGCTCGTATCGCTAAAGGTTTAGGTGCTTTGACTGTTGGTGTTGTGACACGTCCATTCGGTTTCGAAGGAAGCAAACGTGGTCAATTCGCAGTTGAAGGGATTAACGAACTTCGCGAGCATGTTGATACTCTTTTGATTATTTCAAACAACAACTTGTTAGAAATTGTTGACAAGAAAACTCCACTTCTTGAAGCTTTGTCTGAAGCAGATAACGTTCTTCGCCAAGGTGTTCAAGGGATTACAGATTTGATTACAAATCCTGGTTTAATCAACTTGGACTTCGCTGACGTGAAGACAGTAATGGCAAACAAAGGGAATGCCCTTATGGGTATTGGTATTGGTAGTGGAGAAGAGCGCGTTATTGAAGCGGCTCGTAAAGCTATCTACTCACCACTTCTTGAAACAACAATTGATGGAGCAGAAGATGTTATCGTTAACGTAACTGGTGGTTTGGATATGACTTTGATTGAAGCGGAAGAAGCTTCTGAAATCGTCAATCAAGCTGCTGGACATGGCGTAAACATCTGGCTCGGTACTTCTATTGATGAATCAATGAAAGATGAAATCCGTGTAACGGTTGTTGCTACTGGAGTACGTCAAGATACAGTCGACAAAGTTGTAGCGCCACAACCAAGACAAGCATCATTCCGTGAACCAGTAAAATCTGGACATACACACACTTATGACCGTCATTTTGATTTGGCTGAAACAGCTGAACTTCCAACTCCTTCACAACGTCACACTGAAGCGCCTAAAGCATCAGCTTTTGGTGATTGGGACTTGAGACGTGATTCAATTGTTCGTCAAGGTGAATCAGTCGTATCTCCAGTTGAGCGTTTCGAAGCACCATCTTCTGACGAAGATGAGTTGGAAACACCACCATTCTTTAAAAACCGTTAA
- a CDS encoding YggS family pyridoxal phosphate-dependent enzyme, with protein sequence MDLKENTNQVFQQVTKAIQETGREDDSVSVIAVTKYVDIATAANLIDQGVKHIGENRVDKFLEKYHALSDKDVTWHLIGSLQRRKVKDIIPYVDYFHALDSLKLAQEIQKRANRTVKCFLQVNISGEESKHGFSKEELLTVLPDLSSLDKIEYVGLMTMAPFEAQTEELQKIFKETQELQQYIREQQLPNMPMTELSMGMSRDYKEAIQCGSTFVRIGTAFFK encoded by the coding sequence ATGGATTTAAAAGAAAACACAAATCAGGTATTTCAACAGGTTACAAAAGCAATTCAAGAAACCGGCCGTGAAGACGATTCGGTTTCTGTAATTGCCGTAACAAAATATGTTGATATTGCAACTGCAGCAAATTTGATTGACCAAGGAGTCAAACACATTGGTGAAAACCGTGTCGACAAATTTCTTGAGAAGTATCATGCTTTAAGTGATAAAGATGTTACTTGGCACTTGATTGGTAGCTTACAAAGAAGAAAAGTCAAGGATATCATTCCTTATGTTGATTATTTTCACGCTTTAGATTCTTTGAAATTGGCTCAAGAGATTCAAAAACGTGCCAATCGTACTGTTAAATGTTTTTTGCAGGTCAATATTTCTGGAGAGGAAAGCAAGCATGGTTTTTCAAAAGAAGAACTATTGACAGTCTTGCCAGACTTGTCTAGCTTGGATAAAATCGAGTATGTTGGTCTCATGACCATGGCTCCCTTTGAAGCCCAAACAGAAGAGTTGCAAAAAATCTTTAAAGAAACGCAAGAGTTGCAACAATACATTCGTGAACAACAACTCCCCAATATGCCAATGACAGAACTAAGTATGGGAATGAGCCGTGACTATAAAGAAGCGATTCAGTGTGGCTCGACTTTCGTTCGAATTGGTACAGCATTTTTTAAATAG
- a CDS encoding cell division protein SepF, which translates to MSLKDKFDKFIDYFTEDGDEVASEVVAAQPERSLASVPQKRELPQQAAAQESSPVEAKEKNITKLHARQQQLAMESHRSTEKVTIDVRYPRRYEDATDIVDLLAGNESILIDFQYMTEVQARRCLDYLDGARHVLAGELRKVANTMYLLTPVGVVVNIEDIRLPEEAQSEEYDFDMKRNRVR; encoded by the coding sequence ATGTCATTAAAAGATAAATTTGATAAATTTATAGATTACTTTACAGAAGATGGAGATGAAGTTGCTTCAGAAGTTGTAGCTGCACAACCTGAACGTTCACTAGCTTCGGTCCCTCAAAAAAGAGAATTACCACAGCAAGCCGCTGCTCAAGAATCTTCTCCAGTTGAAGCAAAAGAGAAAAACATTACAAAACTTCATGCTCGTCAGCAACAACTCGCTATGGAAAGTCATCGTAGTACTGAAAAAGTAACCATCGATGTTCGTTACCCACGCCGTTACGAAGATGCAACTGATATTGTTGATTTGTTGGCAGGAAATGAAAGTATCTTGATTGACTTCCAATATATGACAGAAGTTCAAGCTCGTCGTTGTTTGGATTACTTGGATGGAGCACGTCATGTCCTTGCTGGTGAGTTAAGAAAAGTTGCGAACACAATGTATCTTTTGACACCAGTAGGTGTTGTGGTCAACATTGAGGATATTCGTTTGCCTGAAGAAGCTCAAAGCGAAGAATACGACTTTGACATGAAGAGAAATAGAGTACGTTAA
- a CDS encoding YggT family protein, giving the protein MFLIIRFIQNATDIYSLILVAFALLSWFPNAYNTQLGKFLETLCKPILEPLKRLPLQIAGLDFSVWIALILLRMISRYLINLLVVL; this is encoded by the coding sequence ATGTTTCTAATAATTCGTTTTATCCAAAATGCTACAGATATCTATTCACTGATACTTGTAGCTTTTGCTCTATTATCATGGTTTCCAAATGCCTATAACACACAGTTGGGGAAATTTTTAGAGACTTTGTGTAAACCAATTCTTGAACCTCTAAAACGTCTACCTCTTCAAATCGCAGGTTTGGATTTCTCTGTTTGGATTGCCCTAATTCTCTTACGCATGATTAGCCGCTATCTCATCAATTTGCTGGTCGTATTATGA
- a CDS encoding RNA-binding protein, with the protein MSKELYQHFATEDIPFIDKGLEWLRQVEEHYAPILSPFINPHQVFILETLGNNRGIKVFSSTSYISSEYARVILAPDYFMPSVEDFEMTLLEILYPSKFQQLTHSKILGTVLNRLGIDRKLFGDILVTDERAQIIVDQRFTTLFQDGIQKISKLPVNLVERPFSEMIESKDDYQEKEVLVSSLRLDTFLSSILKLSRSQTSTLVEKKLVQVNYHIVEKSDYPVKIGDLISVRRFGRMILLKENGQTKKDKKKLTVQLLLSK; encoded by the coding sequence ATGAGCAAGGAGCTTTACCAACATTTCGCAACTGAGGATATTCCATTCATCGATAAGGGCTTGGAATGGTTGAGGCAAGTCGAGGAGCACTATGCACCGATTTTATCTCCTTTTATAAATCCTCACCAAGTATTTATCTTGGAAACGTTGGGAAATAATCGAGGGATAAAAGTCTTCTCTAGTACAAGTTATATCTCTTCAGAGTACGCTAGGGTTATTTTAGCGCCAGATTACTTCATGCCAAGTGTGGAAGATTTTGAAATGACCTTGCTTGAGATTCTGTATCCCAGCAAGTTTCAGCAACTGACCCATTCAAAGATATTGGGAACAGTTCTCAATCGACTAGGTATTGATCGTAAGTTATTTGGCGACATCTTGGTAACAGATGAGAGGGCTCAAATAATTGTCGATCAGAGATTTACCACCCTGTTTCAGGATGGAATTCAAAAAATTTCCAAGTTGCCTGTAAATTTGGTAGAGCGTCCTTTTTCAGAAATGATAGAGTCTAAAGATGACTATCAAGAAAAAGAAGTCTTGGTTTCAAGCCTTCGTCTGGATACCTTCTTATCTAGTATCTTGAAATTATCTCGTTCCCAAACTTCGACTCTGGTTGAAAAAAAGTTGGTTCAGGTCAACTATCACATAGTTGAAAAATCTGACTATCCGGTAAAAATTGGTGATTTAATCAGTGTCAGACGCTTTGGACGAATGATTTTACTTAAAGAAAACGGTCAGACCAAAAAGGATAAGAAAAAATTAACAGTCCAGCTACTATTAAGCAAGTGA
- a CDS encoding DivIVA domain-containing protein, with amino-acid sequence MSITPQEISDKEFSRTFRGYDQEEVDLFLDKIYFELEEMIRSKDEAELYIKKLEERLSYYTNDIPKRTVTNEQEPEAINDSIFY; translated from the coding sequence ATGTCAATTACACCACAAGAAATTAGTGATAAAGAATTCTCAAGAACATTCAGAGGTTACGATCAGGAAGAGGTTGACCTATTTCTAGATAAGATATATTTTGAATTAGAGGAAATGATTCGATCTAAAGATGAAGCTGAACTCTATATCAAAAAACTAGAAGAACGTCTTTCCTATTATACGAATGATATTCCTAAGAGAACAGTAACAAACGAGCAGGAACCAGAAGCAATCAATGATTCTATTTTTTATTAA
- a CDS encoding DivIVA domain-containing protein → MPITSLEIKDKTFGVQFRGFNREEVDEFLDIVVRDYEDLVRSNHEKEQHIKNLEERLSYFDEIKDSLSQSVLIAQDTAERVKQAANDRSNNIIKQAEQDAQRLLDEAKYKANEILRQATDNAKKVAVETEELKNKSRVFHQRLKSTIESQLAIVDSSDWEEILRPTATYLQTSDEAFKEVVQEVLGEDVSSYHDEEPIDMTRQFSPEEVAELQARIEAANKELLESEQAAEESSETEVEVQSVAETPVEPSHENESQDDANSQQESVLIL, encoded by the coding sequence ATGCCAATTACATCGTTAGAAATTAAGGATAAAACCTTTGGCGTTCAGTTTAGAGGTTTTAACCGTGAAGAAGTTGATGAATTTTTAGATATTGTTGTTCGTGACTATGAAGACTTGGTTCGTAGTAATCATGAAAAAGAACAGCACATTAAAAATTTAGAAGAGCGTTTATCTTATTTTGACGAAATCAAAGATTCATTGAGTCAGTCAGTTTTGATTGCTCAAGATACAGCTGAACGTGTAAAACAAGCTGCGAATGACCGCTCTAATAACATCATTAAGCAGGCTGAGCAAGATGCTCAACGTTTACTTGATGAAGCTAAGTATAAAGCCAATGAAATTTTGCGACAAGCTACAGATAATGCTAAAAAAGTTGCTGTAGAAACTGAAGAGTTGAAGAACAAGAGTCGCGTCTTCCACCAACGTTTGAAATCAACAATCGAAAGTCAGTTGGCTATTGTTGATTCATCAGATTGGGAAGAAATTTTGCGTCCGACTGCAACATATTTGCAAACTAGCGACGAAGCTTTCAAGGAAGTCGTCCAAGAAGTTCTAGGTGAAGATGTATCTTCATACCATGATGAAGAGCCAATTGACATGACTCGTCAATTTTCTCCAGAAGAAGTTGCGGAACTTCAGGCACGTATTGAAGCAGCTAACAAGGAATTGTTAGAATCAGAACAGGCTGCTGAAGAGTCAAGTGAAACTGAAGTTGAAGTTCAATCAGTGGCTGAAACTCCTGTTGAACCATCGCATGAGAATGAATCTCAAGACGATGCCAATTCTCAACAAGAATCAGTTCTAATTTTATAA